A region from the Desulfovibrio sp. ZJ209 genome encodes:
- a CDS encoding metallophosphoesterase: protein MFFLWPLIPFFYLLFRLVLPARMGAGAKVLCALFLLIVTQAFAINRFLLGDLAAPDLPPWLLMVQGWLFAAAILLFVLVLLRDVILLLRGLWRLLFRRKGAAQAAGTGSPASPSRRELVRAGCGGLLLARPAERIALACAVLGPTAFGVSQAVAVPALREEEARLRRLAPEHEGLRVAQISDLHMSSLLTRDWVAAVVDRVNAQKPDLIALTGDMVDGPPERRMESARELSRLKAPLGVFACVGNHEYYSGYAAWVRVFGELGLHMLLNGHAVLTPGGKELVLAGLTDPVARAFGLPGPDMEAAMAGAPAHAPCILLEHRPGYAPLRARQGVDFQLSGHTHGGQAPGLREIVSSFNNGYVRGWFDVDGMPLYVSPGAGLWGGFPIRIATPSEIAVFTLRRAEA, encoded by the coding sequence ATGTTCTTTCTCTGGCCCCTGATCCCCTTTTTCTACCTGCTCTTCCGCCTCGTGCTGCCCGCGCGCATGGGCGCAGGCGCCAAGGTGCTCTGCGCGCTCTTTTTGCTCATCGTCACCCAGGCCTTTGCCATCAACCGCTTCCTTTTGGGCGACCTCGCGGCGCCAGATTTGCCGCCGTGGCTGCTCATGGTGCAGGGCTGGCTCTTCGCCGCGGCGATCCTGCTTTTTGTGCTGGTGCTTTTGCGCGACGTGATCCTGCTCCTGCGGGGGCTCTGGCGCCTGCTTTTCCGGCGCAAGGGCGCGGCCCAGGCTGCGGGAACCGGCTCGCCGGCCTCGCCCTCACGGCGCGAGCTCGTGCGCGCGGGCTGCGGGGGCCTTTTGCTCGCCCGGCCCGCCGAGCGCATCGCCTTGGCCTGCGCCGTGCTCGGCCCCACGGCCTTCGGCGTCAGCCAGGCGGTGGCCGTGCCGGCCCTGCGCGAGGAGGAGGCCCGGCTGCGGCGCCTCGCGCCCGAGCACGAGGGCCTGCGCGTGGCCCAGATAAGCGACCTGCACATGAGCTCCCTGCTCACGCGCGACTGGGTGGCAGCGGTGGTGGACCGCGTGAACGCCCAAAAGCCCGACCTCATCGCGCTCACGGGCGACATGGTGGACGGCCCGCCCGAGCGCCGCATGGAAAGCGCGCGCGAGCTCAGCCGGCTCAAGGCGCCCCTCGGCGTCTTCGCCTGCGTGGGCAACCACGAATATTACAGCGGCTATGCGGCCTGGGTGCGCGTGTTCGGCGAGCTCGGGCTCCACATGCTGCTCAACGGCCACGCCGTGCTCACGCCCGGCGGGAAGGAGCTGGTGCTCGCCGGCCTCACCGACCCGGTGGCCCGCGCCTTCGGCCTGCCCGGGCCGGACATGGAAGCCGCCATGGCCGGCGCCCCGGCGCACGCCCCCTGCATCCTGCTCGAGCACCGGCCGGGCTACGCGCCGCTGCGCGCGCGGCAGGGCGTGGACTTCCAGCTTTCCGGCCACACGCACGGCGGCCAGGCGCCGGGCCTGCGCGAGATCGTGAGCTCCTTCAACAATGGCTATGTGCGCGGCTGGTTCGACGTGGACGGCATGCCGCTCTATGTGAGCCCCGGGGCCGGCCTGTGGGGCGGCTTCCCCATCCGCATCGCCACCCCGTCGGAGATCGCCGTGTTCACCCTGCGCCGCGCCGAGGCCTGA
- a CDS encoding pitrilysin family protein: MHQLVLALLLAFSLLLPGAPVLARDASAPTSVGTQTVPAPQLAPARPGTILTRLPNGLLVYILRDARFPLACTRLYVRTGSANEEPRHAGISHVLEHMVFKGTEHRPKGQVAKDVEALGGYLNAATSFDKTWYLTDMPAQHWRVGMEVVKEMAFQPTLDPAELEAEKNVVISELQRGEDSPQRKLYENLQTAALSHTPYGRPIIGYADTIRALTVADLRAYIARWYQPDNMMLLVAGDIEPEAVLAHAQELFGGLANTSDLAVPPPLDLAGAPGGPQVEVGRGPWNKVYLGLAFPAPGLRDLRSVDLDVLCYLLGGDGTSAFYRKYKYERQLVDSISVDNMSLARAGLLTVTAQLDADKVETFWNELTRDLAALSAKDFTPEAVARAKFNLEDSMDRAGETLNGLASWKGTIQFDLGGEQAERNLRFTQRNVDEAQLQNAIGLWFDPSRVRVRALAPEKAPADLAARLEKTLHENWKAIPQTVMAAAAAAGAGARETIDLGGGRKVILIPDTTVPYVSLDLLFTGGNALLEPTQQGLADLTARLLSDGCAGLDAQGVERWLAERAASAGASAGLQSFGVALTGPSRFNAEYFSFLRDMIKSPRFEPKELRREVENMQSAIRQRADRPLSYMFARVNPFLFPHGQAYGYDSLGTPELLAGYDDAMVRDFWRRQAAQPWVLSVAGTFDREAVLAFAKGLPVPTGIAKTAPRPEWGADKNLALTLPGRNQAHLLQIFPTVPLTSPDAPALLLLQSMLSGQSGLLFTKLRDEQGLGYTVTAFNRNMPETGFMAFYIGTTPDKLEQARKGFAEVIAGIRDELLPADVLRAGASRMLGDYLRERQSLASRAGEAATDALLHYPEDFQKTLLDKAAALGPGEVRAVARKYLVTKDAYDVTLLP; encoded by the coding sequence ATGCACCAGCTTGTCCTTGCCCTCCTCCTTGCCTTCTCCCTGCTGCTCCCCGGCGCGCCCGTGCTCGCGCGGGACGCGTCCGCCCCCACCAGTGTCGGGACGCAGACGGTCCCGGCGCCGCAACTCGCGCCGGCCCGGCCGGGCACCATTCTCACCCGGCTCCCCAACGGTCTTCTCGTCTACATCCTGCGCGACGCGCGCTTCCCGCTGGCCTGCACGCGGCTCTATGTGCGCACGGGCTCGGCCAACGAGGAGCCCAGGCACGCGGGCATCAGCCACGTGCTCGAGCACATGGTCTTCAAGGGCACGGAGCACCGGCCCAAGGGGCAGGTGGCCAAGGACGTGGAGGCGCTCGGCGGCTATCTCAACGCGGCCACGAGCTTTGACAAGACGTGGTATCTCACCGACATGCCGGCACAGCACTGGCGCGTGGGCATGGAGGTGGTGAAGGAGATGGCCTTCCAGCCCACCCTCGACCCGGCGGAGCTGGAGGCCGAGAAAAACGTGGTCATCTCCGAGCTCCAGCGCGGCGAGGATTCGCCCCAGCGCAAGCTCTATGAAAACCTCCAGACGGCCGCGCTCAGCCACACGCCCTACGGCCGGCCCATCATCGGCTATGCGGACACCATCCGGGCGCTCACCGTGGCGGACCTTCGCGCCTATATCGCCCGCTGGTACCAGCCGGACAACATGATGCTGCTCGTGGCCGGCGACATCGAGCCGGAGGCGGTGCTCGCCCACGCGCAAGAGCTCTTCGGGGGCCTCGCCAACACTTCCGACCTGGCCGTGCCCCCACCGCTCGACCTCGCCGGGGCGCCCGGCGGCCCGCAGGTGGAGGTGGGCCGCGGCCCGTGGAACAAGGTCTATCTCGGCCTGGCCTTCCCGGCGCCGGGCCTGCGCGACCTGCGCTCCGTGGACCTCGACGTGCTCTGCTACCTCCTCGGCGGCGACGGCACCTCGGCCTTCTACCGCAAATACAAGTACGAGCGCCAGCTCGTGGACAGCATCAGCGTGGACAACATGAGCCTCGCCCGGGCAGGCCTGCTCACTGTCACGGCACAGCTTGACGCCGACAAGGTAGAGACCTTCTGGAACGAGCTCACGCGCGACCTCGCCGCGCTGTCGGCCAAGGACTTCACGCCCGAGGCCGTGGCTCGCGCCAAGTTCAACCTTGAGGACAGCATGGACCGCGCCGGCGAAACGCTCAACGGCCTGGCCTCGTGGAAGGGCACCATCCAGTTCGACCTCGGCGGCGAACAGGCCGAGCGCAACCTGCGCTTCACCCAGCGCAATGTGGACGAGGCCCAGCTGCAAAACGCCATCGGCCTCTGGTTCGACCCCTCCCGGGTGCGCGTACGGGCCCTCGCGCCGGAAAAGGCCCCGGCGGACCTCGCCGCGCGCCTTGAGAAGACTCTGCACGAAAACTGGAAGGCCATCCCGCAGACGGTCATGGCCGCGGCGGCCGCGGCCGGCGCCGGCGCCCGCGAGACCATCGACCTCGGGGGCGGCCGCAAGGTCATCCTCATCCCCGACACGACGGTTCCCTATGTGTCGCTCGACCTGCTCTTCACGGGCGGCAACGCCCTCCTCGAGCCCACGCAACAGGGCCTCGCCGACCTCACCGCGCGCCTGCTCTCGGACGGCTGCGCGGGCCTCGACGCCCAGGGCGTGGAGCGCTGGCTCGCCGAGCGGGCGGCGTCGGCCGGGGCCTCGGCGGGCCTGCAAAGTTTCGGCGTGGCCTTGACCGGCCCCTCGCGCTTCAATGCCGAATATTTCAGCTTTCTGCGCGACATGATCAAAAGCCCACGCTTCGAGCCCAAGGAGCTCAGGCGCGAGGTGGAGAACATGCAGTCCGCCATCCGCCAGCGCGCGGACAGGCCGCTCTCCTACATGTTCGCCCGGGTCAATCCCTTCCTCTTCCCGCATGGGCAGGCCTACGGCTATGACAGCCTGGGCACGCCCGAGCTGCTGGCCGGCTATGACGACGCCATGGTGCGCGACTTCTGGCGGCGCCAGGCCGCGCAGCCCTGGGTGCTCTCCGTGGCGGGCACCTTCGACCGCGAGGCCGTCCTCGCCTTCGCCAAGGGCCTGCCCGTGCCCACCGGCATCGCCAAAACCGCCCCCCGGCCCGAGTGGGGCGCGGACAAAAACCTCGCCCTGACCCTCCCGGGCCGCAACCAGGCGCATTTGCTCCAGATCTTCCCCACGGTGCCGCTCACCAGCCCGGACGCGCCGGCCCTGCTGCTTTTGCAATCCATGCTCTCCGGGCAGAGCGGCCTTCTGTTCACCAAGCTCAGGGACGAGCAGGGGCTGGGCTACACGGTGACGGCCTTCAACCGCAACATGCCCGAGACCGGGTTCATGGCCTTCTATATCGGCACCACGCCCGACAAGCTGGAGCAGGCCCGCAAGGGCTTCGCCGAGGTCATCGCCGGCATCCGCGACGAACTGCTGCCCGCCGATGTGCTCCGCGCTGGCGCGAGCCGCATGCTCGGCGACTACCTGCGCGAGCGCCAGAGCCTCGCCTCCCGCGCGGGCGAAGCCGCCACGGACGCGCTGCTCCACTATCCCGAGGACTTCCAGAAGACCCTGCTCGACAAGGCCGCGGCCCTGGGCCCCGGGGAAGTGCGCGCCGTGGCCCGCAAATACCTCGTCACCAAAGACGCCTATGACGTGACCCTGCTGCCCTAG
- the miaB gene encoding tRNA (N6-isopentenyl adenosine(37)-C2)-methylthiotransferase MiaB yields MQPRSYHILTFGCQMNVHDSGWLAAALEARGFAPAALGDAEVVVINTCSVREKPEQKVMSALGRVRQATGGDGRVLVAVAGCVAQQLGAELFDRSPQVRLVAGSDGIAQAPEAIERLLAEPAARLTLCAFTEAFPEKEAAPRHAAGPSALVTIMQGCDNFCAYCIVPFTRGRQKSRTAGAILEECRRRIDEGASEITLLGQNVNAYGQDKTGDGTGFSRLLEQVAALPGLARLRYVTPHPKDMGPEDVATFGSLPALCPRLHLPLQAGSDAVLKRMRRRYDSAGFLRLVEGLRSARPDIALSTDLIVGFPGETESDFQATLDMMEACGFMSSFSFCYSDRPGAAAARFPDKVAPEVQHERLLRLQALQDRLGQRWLDGRVGQATTLLIEGPSPRQEADAPDAAPGAPHEDWQGRDPYGVPVHVPLPKGIDHTGRLVPVDIVAAKRHSLVGRLAPTSR; encoded by the coding sequence ATGCAGCCCCGCTCCTACCACATCCTCACCTTCGGCTGCCAGATGAACGTCCACGATTCCGGGTGGCTCGCCGCCGCCCTGGAAGCGCGCGGCTTTGCGCCGGCCGCGCTGGGGGACGCCGAGGTGGTGGTCATCAACACCTGCTCGGTGCGCGAAAAGCCGGAGCAAAAGGTCATGAGCGCCCTCGGGCGCGTGCGCCAGGCCACGGGCGGGGACGGCCGCGTGCTCGTGGCCGTGGCCGGCTGTGTGGCGCAGCAACTGGGGGCGGAGCTTTTCGACCGCTCGCCGCAGGTGCGCCTCGTGGCCGGGAGCGACGGTATCGCCCAGGCCCCGGAGGCCATCGAGCGCCTGCTCGCGGAGCCCGCGGCCCGGCTCACGCTCTGCGCCTTCACCGAGGCCTTCCCCGAAAAGGAGGCAGCCCCCCGGCATGCCGCCGGCCCCTCGGCGCTCGTCACCATCATGCAGGGCTGCGACAATTTTTGCGCCTATTGCATCGTGCCCTTCACGCGCGGAAGGCAAAAATCCCGCACGGCCGGGGCCATCCTTGAGGAGTGCCGCCGGCGCATCGACGAGGGCGCCAGCGAGATCACCCTGCTCGGGCAAAACGTCAATGCCTACGGGCAGGACAAAACGGGCGACGGCACGGGCTTTTCCCGCCTGCTTGAGCAGGTGGCGGCGCTCCCCGGGCTCGCGCGGCTGCGCTATGTGACGCCCCACCCCAAGGACATGGGCCCGGAGGACGTGGCCACTTTCGGGAGCCTCCCCGCGCTCTGCCCGCGCCTGCACCTGCCCCTGCAGGCCGGCTCGGACGCGGTGCTTAAACGCATGCGCCGGCGCTATGACAGCGCGGGCTTCCTGCGCCTTGTGGAAGGCTTGCGCTCCGCGAGGCCCGACATCGCCCTTTCCACCGACCTCATCGTGGGCTTTCCCGGCGAGACGGAGAGCGACTTTCAGGCCACGCTGGACATGATGGAGGCCTGCGGTTTCATGTCCAGCTTTTCCTTCTGCTATTCGGACAGGCCGGGCGCCGCGGCCGCGCGCTTTCCCGACAAGGTGGCGCCAGAAGTGCAGCACGAGCGCCTGCTGCGCCTCCAAGCCCTGCAGGACAGGCTCGGCCAGCGCTGGCTCGACGGCCGCGTGGGCCAGGCGACCACCTTGCTCATCGAGGGGCCAAGCCCCCGCCAGGAGGCAGACGCGCCCGACGCCGCCCCCGGCGCTCCCCACGAGGACTGGCAGGGCCGCGACCCCTACGGCGTACCCGTGCATGTGCCCCTGCCCAAAGGCATCGACCACACCGGGCGCCTCGTCCCTGTGGACATCGTGGCCGCCAAGCGGCACAGCCTCGTGGGGCGGCTCGCGCCGACCTCGCGCTGA
- a CDS encoding PD-(D/E)XK nuclease family protein, whose translation MTLKKCHQYFADFTRLSHACALAKSERVKSLRGKLEAYFSDFPLVVDRRNKLGGNFNLFELAFSRPRETACTRILAWFLNAAAEHGQGNVFFTSFLELIQGKYWTKGRPPRVSDAYSVETEVSSKDGRMDLVVRGRDFLLIVEAKIYSCEHSEQLKRYKRFAAESGAENMALVFLTVNGERSRDVPEALSLTWKEVGIKLQQGLYSLDALPLHASLRLACRDFCSYINTF comes from the coding sequence ATGACTCTCAAAAAATGTCACCAGTATTTTGCAGATTTTACGCGCCTTTCCCATGCTTGTGCCCTCGCAAAATCGGAACGTGTAAAAAGCCTACGCGGAAAGCTGGAAGCCTACTTCAGCGACTTTCCGCTGGTAGTTGACCGCCGGAATAAGCTTGGCGGTAATTTCAACCTTTTTGAACTGGCATTCAGTCGCCCCAGGGAAACCGCCTGTACCCGCATTTTGGCGTGGTTCCTTAACGCAGCGGCAGAACACGGCCAGGGAAATGTCTTTTTCACCAGCTTTCTTGAACTCATCCAAGGTAAATACTGGACGAAGGGGCGGCCTCCCCGCGTATCTGATGCCTATTCTGTCGAAACCGAAGTCTCGTCAAAAGATGGCAGGATGGACCTTGTCGTCAGGGGTAGAGATTTCCTGCTCATTGTAGAAGCCAAGATATATTCCTGCGAACATAGCGAGCAGTTGAAACGGTATAAACGCTTCGCAGCGGAGTCAGGTGCCGAGAATATGGCTCTCGTCTTCCTCACAGTAAATGGTGAGCGGAGTCGGGATGTGCCGGAAGCGCTTTCGCTCACTTGGAAAGAAGTGGGAATAAAGCTCCAGCAAGGTTTATACAGTCTGGACGCATTGCCGCTCCATGCCTCGCTGCGCCTTGCGTGCAGGGATTTTTGCAGCTACATCAACACGTTTTAG